The nucleotide sequence TCAAGCTTACAAGGCGCGTTAGCATTGAAAAAATCGCTACTTAACCATCAGCAAGATTTTTATCAAGGCAAGAAATTGCAGCCGCAAGCGAGCTACGCTGGCCGCTTAGTCGGGACCCAAAGTGATAGTTCGCGCTTACAAGCCTTAGGTAAACTGCTGACGCAGCACCACATTCATTGGCGCTACCTCAACCAAACCATTGCGCTAAACAAGATTCAATTTACGCCTGAGACCAGCATTTTTATTCCTGAGGCGCAGCCGCAAGCAAGCTTAGTCAATGCGCTCTTTGATAAAACCACAGAATTTAAGGATGCCACTTTTTATGATGTCTCAAGCTGGGACATTAGCGCGGCCTTTAACTTAGATGTTGCCGCGACCAGCCTCACCGACAAGCAATTAAGCGCCACAGCTCCTGCGAGTAAGCCCGTGAGTTTAACTGCAGGCGCTGCGCTCATCATAGAGTGGCACTCCCATGCCAGCGCTCAGTTATTAGTTCAATTGCAGCAACTAGGCATTAAAGTTAGGGCCAGCAATCAATCTTTTACGCTCTCAACCAACGCCGGTGATGTGGCCTTTAGCGCTGGCTCGTTAATTATTTTTCAAGCGCAGCCGTTAATGGATAAAGCCGAGATCCTTGCCCAAGTGCAGAAGTTAAGCGCGCGCTATTCACTGCCAGTGTACAGCAGCACTAGCTTTGCCAGTATTAAGGGCATAGATCTTGGTAGTGAGAACATTGCCGCCATAGCCAGTGTCACGCCGCTTATCATCAGCGGCCAAGGCACGAATCCAAGTGAAGTGGGTGAATGGTGGTTATATCTTGATAAGCAACTGGGATTAACTGCGCAGCGCATAGATATCGACAAGCTCAATAACAATAGCCAGATTAACTTATCGGATTTTAGCCATATTATTCTCGCCGATGGTCGCTATCAGGAACCTAAAGCCGATGTCACCACTAAGCTGCAAACCTTTATGGCTCAAGGCGGGGTTATCATCGCCAATCAAGGCGCCTTAAGCTGGCTTAAAAGCAAAAATTTGACTCGTGCCAACCTGATTAGTCACGAGCAGTTAGCGTCGCAATTTAACTCCCTAGGCTTAAGTTATAGCGAGCAAGCTAAGCTCGCTGCAAAAAAAAGTATTGGTGGCGCCATAGTCACTCTTGAGCTTGATAACAGCCATCCTCTTAACTTTGGCATTCAGTCGGCGCATATCCGCGTGCTTAAAAACCAAGTGCTCGCCATCGAGCCTGGCATAGAACCATTTTTAAGCGCAGCGACTTATAGTGATGACTTACTTTCAAGCGGCTATTTAGCGCCAGAATATCAGCAAAGCTTTGCGGGCATGACGGCCTCACGCGTTGAGCAACAAGGCCAAGGCGCCCTTGTGCTATTAACTGATAACTTATTGTTTAGAAATACTTGGCCGCAGAATGAGAAAATTATTGATAACGCCTTATTTATGGTGCCAACCTTTATGACTAAATAGCTGTTACACAATGTAGCGTGCAGTTAAGCCTTTAGAGTATTAGCTAGCAACACTTACCAAGTTAGCGAGCACTTAGCTCAGGAGCTTCGGCGCGTGCAAGACACCAGACTTGCACCAAAATGCCTTCCGCCTCAAGTAGGGTAATAATTTCACGTACAGTTTCACCGGTAGTAACCACATCATCAATCAGCGCTACACTAAACACTGCGGGGCACTGCTTAAGCATAAAAGCATGCTGCATATTATGGCGACGCTGCCGACCATCTAAGCCCGCTTGCGGCAAGGTATCACGCACTCTCACAAGTATGTCAGTGAGCACTGGCAAACCGCTTATCGCTCCAAGCTCAGTTGCAATCACCCGCGCCTGATTAAACCCGCGCGCCTTTAATCGATTAGGATGCAAAGGCACAGGAATTAGTGCTTGCACCGGCCTAACATACCCTAAAGCTAATAAGTGATTAACCCGTATTAACAAGGCTTTGCATAACGGTGGAATGGCCACAAACTGCCGGCGATATTTAATTGCGGCCACCCAAGGGCCAAGTAAGGTGTGGTAACTCATGGGCGCGACTATCCGAGCAGGCTGCAAGCGCTGGCAACTCCCGCAAAAATCGCTACTGCAAGTTAACTGCCTGCCGCAGCCTAAGCATGTCTCTTGCTGATATAAACACGCCTGCAAGCAAAATCCGCATAAGCCTTTGCCGGGATGGGCAATTGCTTGATGACACAAGAGGCAGCGGTTGGGTAAACTGGCAAGCACAGGGGCAACGACAGCGCGCACTAAACTTGTATGGGTGAACTTGTGCCAATACTGGCGCCAATAATAGTGAAGTGATTGTCGCACTGATAACTCCGCCCTCAAACCCCACATAAACCAAGGAATTCGCCGTGACTCTGCCTGTATCTTGCCCGCTTGCTGTCAACATAATAGGTGAAGGCCCAAATCTAGTGTTATTGCATGGCTGGGGAGTCAATAGCGGCGTATTTATGCCCTTAGTGGCGCAATTGTCTCAGTATAAAGTGCATTTAATTGACCTGCCGGGCTTTGGCCATAGCCAGCTCACGAGTAACGAGTTAAATGTGTGGTTAGAACAATTACAAGCCGTAATGCCAAGCAATGCCATTATCTTGGGTTGGTCGTTAGGCGGCCTGCTAGCGAGTTTACTGGTGCATCAACATCCTCAGCATTACCAAGGCTTAATTACCGTGGCGTCATCACCATGCTTTTTAGCTCAAGCAGAGCAAGATTGGCCGGGGATAAAACCACAAGTGCTGAGCTTATTTCACCGCCAACTTGAGTTAGATTTATCCCTCACTATCGAGCGTTTCTTAGCCATTCAAGCCATGGGCTCTGCCAGCGCCAAAACCGATATTAAACAGATAAAAGAGCAAGTATTAGCGCGACCGCTGCCGCAACTGGCGGCGCTTGAAGTGGGACTAGATTGGTTAGCGAGCCTAGATATTCGCGCGCAGACCCAAGAAATTGAACGCCCATGGTTAAGGTTATGGGGCAAACTCGATGGCTTAGTGCCTAAAGGTGTGGTGGATTTAATGCCGCAGCAGCCACAATTTAGTGATCATGTGTTTGATAAAGCTTCCCACGGCCCGTTTATTTCACACCCACAAGAATTTGTGGCGGTGATCCATGAGTGGATTAAGCAGTTGCCGGCTAACTCTCAAGGCTAATTGTCTTTATCGGCCGTTTAGGATTATGCTTTAATCAAAATCGCAGGCAGGAGGCCTTATGCAGTCGGTAACCCACTATCCTCATGTTCCGCTTTCCACGACTAATGTGGGAACTGAGTTAGCTCGGGTTGATAATCTGCAAAAACCGCCATTACTGCCACCGCAGCAAGCTACTCCATCAGCAAATGAGCGGCCGCTTAATCAATATGATAAGTCGCCGCAGCCGTTAAGCATTCAAGAAAAACAGCAACATCAAGGCAAACAAGGCCAGCAAGAACAAGCCAATGTTCAGCAAGCACCAACTGTAGCTGAAAAACTGCCGCCCAAACGATTTGTCACTAAACCCGCCCTCAGCCGGCGCGACTTAATTAAGCCGGCCAAAACACCAGTGAGCTACTTCGCGAACCAGCTAACGCCACCTAAACTTGCGAGCCATTTAATTCCGTTGGTGCGCCAACATGTGCAGAACACCTATCAGCTTAATCAGGCAAGCCCAGCAGTTAATGAGTTTGATGTGCATGCTTAAGCCATAAAAAAACCGGCAATGCCGGTTTTTTTAAAGTGCTCAATAAGCGCAATACATCTTAGTTTTTCTTAAGCTTGGCAAAAGCATCAGCAAAGGCATTACCCATGGCAGCATTAGCTTGCTTAGGCTGTTTTGCCGCTTTTGGCTGACCGCTAGTTTTAGCGGCTGGCTTAGAGGTTGGCTTAGCTGCAGTATTGGCTTTTTCATCAAGGCGCATGCTTAAACCAACACGGCGACGCTCAATATCCACTTCCATTACTTTTACTTTAACCACATCACCCGCTTTCACAACGGTGTGCGGATCTGAGACAAACTTATCGGTCAATGACGAAATATGCACTAAACCATCTTGATGAACACCGACATCCACAAAGGCGCCAAAGTTAGTCACGTTAGTGACTACGCCCTCTAAGATCATATCCAACTTAAGATCTTTAAGTTCTTCCACCCCTTCTTTAAAGTGAGCGGTTTTAAACTCACCGCGCGGATCGCGGCCAGGCTTTTCAAGCTCGCTAATGATGTCGCTAATGGTCGGTAAACCAAAGTTTGCCGTCACAAAAGCGTTGGCATCAACTTTTGCCAATAACTCACTGTTGCCAATAAGCTGCTCGACAGGCACTTGATGATGACGAGCGATATGTTCAACCACGCTATAGGTTTCTGGATGAACTCCGGAAGCATCCAACGGGTTATTGCCGTGTAAACGCAAGAAACCCGCGGCTTGTTCAAAGGCCTTAGGGCCTAAGCGTGGCACCTTAAGTAGCGACTTACGATCGCTAAACTGGCCGTGCTCATCGCGATAGCTCACTAAGTTTTTAGCTAAGGTTTTATTTAAACCAGCGACTTGCGCCAATAACGGCGCGGATGCCATGTTTACGTCAACGCCCACATGGTTTACGCAATCTTCAACCACGGCTTCTAGCGAAGCCGATAAC is from Shewanella sp. SNU WT4 and encodes:
- a CDS encoding M14 family zinc carboxypeptidase, with the translated sequence MPILSCKPLIASLLLLAAMFSDALAANEPWQQLSPHQPELPSPEAFLGYPLGEWHLRHDQLNQYLQQLTAASPRLSIEATGHSHQHRQQLSLIITSAANQANLAQIKQQRQQVKPTGEQDKLVLWLAYSIHGDEASGAHTAMALSYYLSHSQEPWVQELLNDAVIIITPSQNPDGMDRFATWANDNKGQQAVNHPDDREHNQVWPGGRFNHYLADLNRDWLAVSHPETAGRLALFHRWMPHLVADFHEMGHHQSYFFQPGVPERTHPLTSANNQDLTNQLAQFHRQALDKRDQPYFSRESFDDFYYGKGSTYPDINGAIGILFEQASARGQRQHSSDGEVSLTIAIGNHFATSISSLQGALALKKSLLNHQQDFYQGKKLQPQASYAGRLVGTQSDSSRLQALGKLLTQHHIHWRYLNQTIALNKIQFTPETSIFIPEAQPQASLVNALFDKTTEFKDATFYDVSSWDISAAFNLDVAATSLTDKQLSATAPASKPVSLTAGAALIIEWHSHASAQLLVQLQQLGIKVRASNQSFTLSTNAGDVAFSAGSLIIFQAQPLMDKAEILAQVQKLSARYSLPVYSSTSFASIKGIDLGSENIAAIASVTPLIISGQGTNPSEVGEWWLYLDKQLGLTAQRIDIDKLNNNSQINLSDFSHIILADGRYQEPKADVTTKLQTFMAQGGVIIANQGALSWLKSKNLTRANLISHEQLASQFNSLGLSYSEQAKLAAKKSIGGAIVTLELDNSHPLNFGIQSAHIRVLKNQVLAIEPGIEPFLSAATYSDDLLSSGYLAPEYQQSFAGMTASRVEQQGQGALVLLTDNLLFRNTWPQNEKIIDNALFMVPTFMTK
- a CDS encoding ComF family protein, with translation MRQSLHYYWRQYWHKFTHTSLVRAVVAPVLASLPNRCLLCHQAIAHPGKGLCGFCLQACLYQQETCLGCGRQLTCSSDFCGSCQRLQPARIVAPMSYHTLLGPWVAAIKYRRQFVAIPPLCKALLIRVNHLLALGYVRPVQALIPVPLHPNRLKARGFNQARVIATELGAISGLPVLTDILVRVRDTLPQAGLDGRQRRHNMQHAFMLKQCPAVFSVALIDDVVTTGETVREIITLLEAEGILVQVWCLARAEAPELSAR
- the bioH gene encoding pimeloyl-ACP methyl ester esterase BioH gives rise to the protein MTLPVSCPLAVNIIGEGPNLVLLHGWGVNSGVFMPLVAQLSQYKVHLIDLPGFGHSQLTSNELNVWLEQLQAVMPSNAIILGWSLGGLLASLLVHQHPQHYQGLITVASSPCFLAQAEQDWPGIKPQVLSLFHRQLELDLSLTIERFLAIQAMGSASAKTDIKQIKEQVLARPLPQLAALEVGLDWLASLDIRAQTQEIERPWLRLWGKLDGLVPKGVVDLMPQQPQFSDHVFDKASHGPFISHPQEFVAVIHEWIKQLPANSQG